A section of the Candidatus Binatia bacterium genome encodes:
- the ogt gene encoding methylated-DNA--protein-cysteine methyltransferase — protein sequence MPATRTAELTTPLGPLVAEWTERGVRTLFFRKKEATLSALEPRACANDPFGLQEAVEAYFRGDLAAFDHLPLDPGGTVFLRKAWLLMRSIPAGSTLSYGELARELGLPRGARAVGLAARKNPLVLAVPCHRVVATDGSLGGYAAGLWRKKWLLEHERRCSGQTTREPSRWENSRGK from the coding sequence GTGCCCGCGACTCGGACGGCCGAACTTACGACTCCGCTGGGTCCCCTCGTCGCCGAGTGGACCGAGCGCGGGGTGAGGACGCTCTTTTTCCGGAAGAAAGAAGCCACGCTCTCGGCCCTCGAGCCCCGAGCGTGCGCGAACGATCCTTTCGGTTTGCAGGAGGCCGTAGAGGCCTACTTTCGGGGAGACCTCGCCGCCTTCGACCATCTCCCCCTCGATCCGGGAGGCACGGTGTTTCTCCGAAAAGCGTGGCTCCTCATGCGTTCCATTCCGGCAGGCTCCACTCTGAGCTACGGCGAGCTCGCAAGAGAACTCGGCCTCCCGCGCGGGGCCCGAGCCGTGGGGCTCGCGGCGCGCAAAAATCCCCTGGTCCTCGCCGTTCCCTGCCACAGGGTCGTCGCCACGGACGGAAGCCTCGGCGGGTACGCCGCAGGACTCTGGCGGAAAAAGTGGCTTCTCGAGCACGAAAGGCGATGCTCGGGGCAAACGACACGGGAGCCGTCACGATGGGAAAACTCGAGGGGAAAGTAG
- the mcr gene encoding CoA transferase: MAASGPLVGTRVVEIAGIGPGPFCGMVLADLGAEVVRVDRAQRVRQPWPERPSADVLGRGRRSVGVDLKNPRGVETVLRLVEKADVLVEGFRPGVMERLGLGPEVCLARNPRLVYGRMTGWGQEGPLAHAAGHDINYIALSGALHPIGRRGERPVPPLNLVGDFGGGGMLLALGIVAALYEREKSGKGQVVDAAMTDGSALLTTIIHGLLAIGFWEDERGVNLLDTGAPFYEVYETADGKYVAVGALEPQFYSELLRLTGLEGEKLPDQMDRTRWPEMKEKFAAVFRTKTREEWCRILEGSDACFAPVLSLREAPRHPHNAARGTFTEFAGIVQPAPAPRFSRTPPAIQRPPAHPGEHTEEVLREWGFSAEEIVSLREAGAVA; the protein is encoded by the coding sequence GTGGCTGCTTCCGGTCCGCTCGTCGGGACGCGTGTCGTCGAGATCGCGGGCATCGGTCCCGGGCCGTTTTGCGGCATGGTTCTCGCGGATCTCGGCGCGGAAGTCGTGCGCGTCGACCGGGCCCAGCGGGTCCGCCAGCCCTGGCCCGAGCGGCCGTCGGCCGACGTGCTGGGGCGGGGGCGCCGAAGCGTCGGCGTGGACCTGAAAAACCCTCGGGGTGTCGAGACCGTCCTGCGACTCGTGGAAAAAGCCGACGTCCTCGTCGAGGGGTTTCGCCCTGGAGTCATGGAGCGGCTCGGCCTCGGCCCCGAGGTGTGCCTCGCCCGTAACCCGAGGCTCGTCTACGGACGGATGACGGGCTGGGGCCAGGAGGGACCGCTCGCGCACGCCGCCGGACACGACATCAACTACATCGCGCTCTCGGGCGCCCTGCACCCGATCGGGCGGCGCGGGGAGCGCCCCGTACCGCCCCTCAACCTGGTCGGAGATTTCGGCGGCGGTGGGATGCTGCTTGCCCTCGGGATCGTCGCGGCCCTCTACGAGAGGGAGAAGTCGGGGAAGGGGCAGGTCGTCGACGCCGCCATGACGGACGGCTCGGCACTTCTTACGACGATCATCCACGGCCTTCTCGCCATCGGCTTCTGGGAGGACGAGCGCGGGGTGAACCTCCTCGATACGGGGGCTCCCTTCTACGAGGTCTACGAGACCGCCGACGGGAAGTACGTCGCCGTGGGGGCCCTCGAGCCGCAGTTCTACTCGGAGCTCCTCCGTCTCACCGGACTCGAGGGCGAAAAGCTTCCGGATCAGATGGACCGGACACGATGGCCCGAGATGAAAGAGAAGTTCGCGGCCGTTTTCCGGACGAAAACCCGCGAGGAGTGGTGCCGCATCCTCGAAGGGAGCGATGCCTGCTTCGCTCCCGTCCTGAGCCTCCGCGAAGCACCGCGGCATCCCCACAACGCCGCGCGCGGCACGTTCACGGAGTTCGCGGGAATCGTCCAGCCCGCACCGGCGCCGCGTTTCAGCCGCACGCCCCCCGCGATCCAGCGGCCTCCGGCGCATCCCGGCGAGCACACCGAAGAGGTGCTCCGCGAGTGGGGCTTCTCGGCCGAGGAGATTGTCTCGCTCCGCGAAGCCGGGGCCGTAGCCTGA
- a CDS encoding short-chain dehydrogenase: MDLGIRGRVAVVTGSSAGIGRAIALAFAREGVRVVLSARGRERLERTREELLAGGHEVEAVPADVATREGAEAVVGRAVERWGRLDILVNNAGGGTGGRAGFLALEDEDWRRAWEQNLMSAVWCSRSAIPHMQKQRWGRIVHIASTSGHQPDVVVPHYNVAKAGLINLSKTLANAFGADGILVNCVCPGLVRTPAVEAAARRRLEEQGVETGGKTAEELVREYWQNRRSFPAGRIGEPEDVAGLVVFLSSELASWITGACFDVDGGWTKSML, translated from the coding sequence ATGGATCTCGGAATCCGGGGAAGGGTCGCCGTCGTCACGGGGTCGAGCGCCGGGATCGGCCGGGCGATCGCGCTGGCCTTCGCCCGGGAAGGCGTGCGGGTCGTCCTGAGCGCCCGCGGACGGGAGCGGCTCGAGCGCACGCGGGAGGAGCTCCTCGCAGGAGGCCACGAGGTCGAAGCCGTCCCGGCCGACGTGGCCACGCGCGAGGGCGCCGAGGCGGTCGTCGGGCGGGCGGTCGAGCGATGGGGCAGGCTCGACATCCTGGTGAACAACGCCGGAGGCGGCACCGGGGGCCGGGCGGGATTCCTCGCCCTCGAGGACGAAGACTGGAGGCGAGCCTGGGAGCAGAACCTCATGAGCGCGGTGTGGTGCTCGCGCTCGGCGATCCCGCACATGCAGAAGCAGCGCTGGGGTCGCATCGTCCACATCGCGTCCACTTCCGGCCACCAGCCCGATGTCGTCGTCCCCCACTACAACGTGGCCAAGGCGGGGCTCATCAACCTGAGCAAGACGCTCGCCAACGCGTTCGGAGCGGACGGCATCCTGGTCAACTGCGTCTGCCCGGGACTCGTCCGCACTCCTGCCGTGGAAGCCGCCGCGCGTCGGCGCCTCGAAGAACAGGGGGTGGAAACCGGCGGGAAAACCGCCGAGGAGCTCGTGCGGGAATACTGGCAGAACCGGCGCAGCTTTCCTGCGGGCAGGATCGGGGAGCCCGAGGACGTGGCCGGCCTCGTCGTTTTTCTCTCGTCGGAACTCGCGTCCTGGATCACGGGCGCGTGCTTCGACGTCGACGGAGGATGGACCAAATCGATGCTTTGA
- a CDS encoding short-chain dehydrogenase, with protein sequence MSEIRFDDRVAVITGAGGGLGKTYALELARRGAKVVVNDLGVSVDGTGASTSMADQTVEEIRKAGGTAVANYDSVATPESGARIVQTALDHFGRVDIVINNAGILRDRSFAKLTPEDLEAVLDVHLKGAFYVTQPAFRYMKEHGYGRIVFTSSGAGIFGNFGQTNYGAAKMGLVGLMHVLAVEGAKYNIKCNAIAPTARTRMTENLLGPLAELVAPETVTPLVVYLCSERCELTHEIFSCGGGRFARIFIGVTPGWVAPRGKPISAEDVEAHLEEIRKLDGFIVPQSITDELQLIMKALKG encoded by the coding sequence ATGAGCGAGATTCGGTTCGACGACAGGGTCGCGGTGATCACGGGGGCCGGCGGAGGTCTCGGGAAAACGTACGCTCTCGAGCTCGCCCGGCGCGGAGCCAAGGTCGTCGTGAACGACCTCGGCGTGAGCGTCGACGGGACCGGCGCCAGCACGAGCATGGCCGATCAGACGGTGGAAGAAATCCGCAAGGCGGGGGGCACGGCCGTGGCGAACTACGACTCGGTGGCCACCCCCGAGAGCGGCGCCCGGATCGTCCAGACCGCGCTCGATCACTTCGGCCGGGTGGACATCGTCATCAACAACGCCGGCATCCTGCGGGACCGATCTTTCGCCAAGCTCACGCCCGAGGACCTCGAGGCCGTCCTCGACGTCCACCTGAAGGGCGCTTTTTACGTGACGCAGCCCGCCTTCCGGTACATGAAAGAACACGGCTACGGGCGCATCGTCTTCACGTCTTCGGGGGCCGGAATTTTCGGGAACTTCGGCCAGACGAACTACGGCGCGGCGAAGATGGGGCTCGTGGGCCTCATGCACGTGCTCGCCGTCGAGGGAGCGAAGTACAACATCAAGTGCAACGCCATCGCACCGACGGCCCGCACGCGCATGACGGAAAATCTCCTCGGGCCGCTCGCCGAACTCGTCGCCCCCGAGACCGTCACACCGCTCGTCGTCTACCTCTGCTCGGAGCGCTGCGAGCTCACGCACGAGATCTTTTCCTGCGGCGGCGGTCGCTTCGCCCGGATCTTCATCGGCGTCACACCCGGATGGGTGGCCCCGCGTGGCAAGCCGATCTCGGCCGAAGACGTGGAAGCCCACCTCGAAGAAATCCGGAAACTCGACGGCTTCATCGTACCGCAGAGCATCACGGACGAACTCCAGCTCATCATGAAGGCACTGAAGGGCTGA
- a CDS encoding glycosyl transferase (possible pseudo, frameshifted), producing MVDDGSEDATAELARREADRVVTIPHSGKASAIMTGIREAQGEVVLFTDMDQATPITEAPKLLRAIARGADVAIGSRGLVRQGAPLGRYVLSWGQVALRRLLLGLRVADTQCGFKAFRRAAALEVLSHLRVYDPRRLGPIARPSVTSGFDIEFLFVARLLGYRIAEVPVAWNYKDTRRVSLVRDAWKGTVDLVRISAAYRAGRYPKARRSEVVGGEPARVQEGERAG from the coding sequence GTGGTCGACGACGGAAGCGAAGATGCGACGGCCGAGCTCGCTCGCCGGGAGGCGGACCGTGTCGTCACGATTCCGCACTCGGGGAAGGCGAGCGCCATCATGACCGGCATCCGGGAGGCTCAGGGGGAGGTGGTGCTGTTCACCGACATGGATCAGGCGACCCCCATTACCGAGGCCCCCAAGCTCCTCCGGGCCATCGCCAGGGGGGCCGACGTGGCCATCGGAAGCCGTGGGCTCGTCCGCCAGGGTGCGCCGCTCGGCCGCTACGTTCTCAGTTGGGGGCAGGTGGCGCTCCGGCGTCTGCTTCTGGGCCTGCGCGTCGCGGATACGCAGTGCGGCTTCAAAGCTTTCCGGCGTGCCGCGGCCCTCGAGGTCCTCTCCCACCTCCGTGTCTACGACCCTCGTCGCCTGGGTCCCATCGCGCGCCCGAGTGTGACGAGCGGTTTCGACATCGAGTTTCTCTTCGTGGCCCGCCTGCTCGGCTACCGGATCGCCGAGGTTCCCGTCGCGTGGAACTACAAGGACACTCGCAGGGTGAGTCTCGTCCGCGACGCGTGGAAAGGTACGGTCGACCTCGTGCGGATTTCCGCCGCGTACCGCGCCGGGAGGTATCCGAAAGCCCGGCGCAGCGAGGTCGTGGGCGGGGAGCCGGCCCGAGTACAGGAGGGGGAGCGTGCTGGCTGA
- the pilR gene encoding two-component system response regulator: MDGESQGRILVADDDEGIRFGISRFLESRGHRVEATDTCKGVLGLLSRKMPDVAILDYRLPDGNAVDLLPKMREMAPDVPVVVLTAHGSIELAVRAIKEGAENFLTKPVEMSALAALVERLLERRKALRREGIARKSEPDPFLGTSRAIRYLAEQVRRVLDVPVPVLLHGETGTGKGLVARWIHRNGPRAAEPFVDVNCAALPRELLESELFGYERGAFTGATAPKPGLLEAADRGTVFLDEIGDMDLQVQAKLLKVLEEKRFRRLGGVGEREVDVRIVSASHQDLRRLVGERSFREDLYYRIATVPIEVPPLRNRREDIPLLARSILEGVAGELGRGEVTLGESAIRALCEYDWPGNVRELRNVLERALLLHEVRVLEAEHLRLEGPGKATDRPSGETLEEVEKAHIARILEEEQGHVPAAARRLGVPKSTLYQKIKRFGFAAGKRRRKAESQGVS; encoded by the coding sequence ATGGATGGGGAGTCGCAAGGACGGATTCTCGTCGCGGACGACGACGAGGGGATTCGTTTCGGGATTTCGCGTTTTCTCGAGTCGAGGGGGCATCGGGTCGAAGCCACGGACACGTGCAAGGGCGTCCTCGGGCTTCTCTCCCGGAAGATGCCCGACGTGGCGATCCTCGACTACCGGCTTCCGGACGGGAACGCGGTCGACCTGCTTCCGAAAATGCGCGAGATGGCCCCCGACGTCCCCGTCGTCGTTCTCACGGCGCACGGCTCGATCGAGCTCGCCGTGCGCGCGATCAAAGAGGGCGCCGAGAACTTCCTCACCAAGCCGGTCGAGATGTCGGCGCTCGCGGCTCTGGTCGAGCGGCTTCTCGAGCGCAGAAAGGCGCTCCGGCGCGAGGGGATCGCCCGGAAGTCCGAGCCGGATCCGTTTCTCGGGACGAGCCGTGCGATCCGGTATCTCGCCGAACAGGTCCGCCGGGTCCTCGACGTGCCCGTACCCGTTCTGCTTCACGGAGAGACCGGGACCGGCAAAGGGCTCGTCGCCCGCTGGATCCACCGGAACGGGCCACGCGCCGCGGAGCCCTTCGTGGACGTGAACTGTGCGGCGCTGCCCCGCGAGCTGCTCGAATCCGAGCTTTTCGGCTACGAGCGGGGGGCCTTCACGGGAGCCACCGCGCCGAAGCCCGGGCTCCTCGAGGCGGCCGATCGCGGCACCGTGTTTCTCGACGAGATCGGCGACATGGATCTTCAGGTGCAGGCCAAGCTTCTCAAGGTGCTCGAGGAAAAACGGTTTCGACGGCTGGGAGGTGTGGGGGAGAGAGAAGTCGACGTCCGGATCGTGAGCGCCTCCCACCAGGACCTGAGACGCCTCGTGGGGGAGCGCTCGTTCCGCGAGGACCTCTACTACCGGATCGCGACCGTGCCGATCGAGGTTCCGCCGCTGCGGAACCGGAGGGAGGACATTCCGCTCCTGGCTCGGAGCATCCTCGAGGGGGTGGCCGGCGAGCTCGGGCGCGGGGAAGTGACCCTGGGCGAAAGTGCGATCCGGGCGCTTTGCGAGTACGACTGGCCCGGAAACGTGCGGGAGCTTCGCAACGTTCTCGAGCGGGCGCTTCTCCTCCACGAGGTGCGGGTGCTCGAGGCGGAGCACCTCCGGCTCGAGGGGCCCGGAAAAGCGACGGACCGCCCGTCGGGAGAGACGCTCGAGGAAGTCGAAAAGGCGCACATCGCGAGGATCCTCGAGGAAGAGCAGGGACACGTGCCGGCGGCGGCGCGCCGCCTCGGGGTGCCGAAAAGTACGCTCTACCAGAAGATCAAGCGGTTCGGCTTCGCCGCGGGAAAACGGCGGAGAAAAGCCGAATCCCAAGGTGTCTCCTGA
- a CDS encoding short-chain dehydrogenase produces MLGANDTGAVTMGKLEGKVAIVTGAGQGIGEAIARAFAREGASVLLAELKAHRLERVLGELRAGGARVAGLGTDVGERAQVERMIEEAVRLFGGLDILVNNAQSYVPRKAMEEISDEEFDRVFTTGAKGTFWAMCAALPHMVRRGGGRILNFVSLAAERGDPGLAAYNATKMAILALTRTAAREWGRHGILVNCIAPAAASKRGKDFAARDPEAFAREMASHPIPRLGDPLEDIAPVAVFLASEDSRYLTGHTFYVDGGAHVASA; encoded by the coding sequence ATGCTCGGGGCAAACGACACGGGAGCCGTCACGATGGGAAAACTCGAGGGGAAAGTAGCGATCGTGACCGGCGCCGGGCAGGGCATCGGCGAAGCGATCGCGCGTGCCTTCGCCCGGGAAGGAGCCTCCGTCCTTCTCGCCGAACTCAAGGCCCACAGGCTCGAGCGCGTCCTCGGCGAGCTGCGCGCCGGAGGGGCCCGGGTCGCGGGGCTCGGGACGGACGTGGGAGAACGCGCGCAGGTGGAGCGCATGATCGAAGAAGCCGTACGGCTTTTCGGTGGGCTCGACATCCTGGTCAACAACGCCCAGAGCTACGTCCCGCGCAAGGCCATGGAGGAAATCTCCGACGAGGAGTTCGATCGCGTTTTCACGACCGGCGCGAAAGGCACCTTCTGGGCCATGTGCGCCGCCCTTCCCCACATGGTGCGGCGCGGCGGCGGCCGGATCCTGAACTTCGTCTCGCTCGCCGCCGAGCGGGGCGACCCGGGGCTTGCGGCCTACAACGCGACCAAGATGGCGATTCTCGCCCTCACGCGCACGGCCGCCCGGGAGTGGGGCCGGCACGGGATCCTGGTGAACTGCATCGCGCCGGCCGCGGCGAGCAAGCGGGGCAAGGACTTCGCCGCCCGCGATCCGGAAGCCTTCGCCCGCGAGATGGCCTCGCACCCGATTCCTCGCCTCGGCGACCCTCTCGAAGACATCGCGCCCGTCGCCGTCTTCCTCGCGAGCGAAGACTCGCGTTACCTCACGGGTCATACCTTCTACGTAGACGGCGGGGCCCACGTCGCGAGCGCGTGA
- a CDS encoding acyl-CoA dehydrogenase, which produces MRSRIGSLPTHTVENQPPPLENLNLFETDLALREALAREGGGWAEPEVREFGRILGRPETIRLGFQANRHPPELRAFDPYGFRIDEVEYHPAYHELMALGVRHGVPSVAWTAERGGHVVHAALEYLLAQVEAGVCCPLTMTYAVVPSLRHEPELASFWEPLALSREYDPRPLPAHEKRGVTMGMAMTEKQGGSDVRANTTQARPLEAPGPGKPYELRGHKWFCSAPMSDAFLTLAYTEKNALTCFLVPRWLPDGRKNRIFLQRLKDKLGNRSNASSEIEYDGACGYMVGPEGRGVRTIIEMVQHTRLDCVVAGAALMRQALVQALHHARHRKAFGALLSEKSLMQNVLADLALEAEAATALALRLARAFDESPGSQEARGFARLATAVGKYWVNKRAPEHIYEAMECLGGNGYVEESILPRLYREAPVNSIWEGSGNVICLDVLRAIAKEPGSLEAFFAEVADACAEEPLLAEERRTAEAILGRPDLLEREARRLVESMALLLQGSLLRKHAPREVADAFLVSRLGRESRSAYGTLPSDVDFQAILTRALPVS; this is translated from the coding sequence ATGCGAAGTCGTATCGGCTCGCTTCCCACGCATACGGTGGAAAACCAGCCACCGCCGCTCGAGAACCTGAACCTCTTCGAGACGGACCTCGCGCTCCGCGAAGCGCTCGCGCGCGAGGGTGGCGGGTGGGCCGAGCCGGAGGTAAGGGAATTCGGCCGAATCCTCGGCCGTCCCGAAACGATCCGTCTCGGATTCCAGGCGAACCGCCATCCGCCCGAACTCCGCGCCTTCGACCCCTACGGCTTTCGGATCGACGAGGTCGAATACCATCCCGCGTACCACGAACTCATGGCGCTCGGCGTCCGGCACGGCGTCCCCTCGGTCGCCTGGACGGCGGAACGCGGTGGCCACGTGGTCCACGCCGCGCTCGAGTACCTTCTCGCACAGGTCGAAGCGGGCGTGTGCTGCCCCCTGACCATGACCTACGCCGTCGTCCCCTCGCTCCGACACGAACCCGAGCTCGCGAGCTTCTGGGAACCGCTCGCGCTCTCCCGCGAGTACGACCCCCGCCCGCTGCCTGCCCACGAAAAACGGGGCGTCACCATGGGCATGGCCATGACGGAAAAACAGGGAGGATCCGACGTCCGCGCCAACACGACGCAGGCTCGCCCTCTCGAAGCACCGGGCCCCGGCAAGCCTTACGAGCTGCGCGGCCACAAGTGGTTCTGCTCCGCGCCCATGTCCGACGCCTTCCTCACCCTGGCCTACACAGAGAAGAACGCGCTCACCTGTTTTCTCGTGCCGCGATGGCTCCCGGACGGAAGAAAGAACCGGATTTTCCTCCAGCGCCTCAAAGACAAGCTCGGCAACCGCTCGAACGCCTCGAGCGAAATCGAGTACGACGGAGCGTGCGGGTACATGGTGGGGCCCGAGGGACGGGGGGTTCGCACCATCATCGAGATGGTGCAGCACACGAGGCTCGACTGCGTGGTGGCCGGGGCGGCTCTCATGCGGCAAGCGCTCGTCCAGGCGCTCCACCACGCCCGCCACCGGAAAGCCTTCGGCGCCCTTCTCTCGGAGAAGTCGCTCATGCAGAACGTGCTCGCCGACCTCGCCCTCGAGGCCGAAGCGGCGACGGCCCTCGCGCTGAGACTCGCACGGGCCTTCGACGAAAGCCCCGGGAGCCAGGAGGCGCGGGGCTTCGCGCGACTCGCCACCGCCGTCGGCAAGTACTGGGTCAACAAGCGCGCGCCCGAGCACATCTACGAAGCCATGGAGTGTCTCGGCGGAAACGGCTACGTCGAGGAGTCCATCCTTCCGAGGCTCTACCGCGAAGCGCCCGTCAACAGCATCTGGGAGGGCTCGGGAAACGTGATCTGCCTCGACGTGCTGCGGGCCATCGCCAAAGAGCCCGGTTCGCTCGAGGCCTTTTTCGCCGAAGTGGCGGATGCGTGCGCGGAGGAGCCGCTCCTCGCCGAGGAGCGGCGAACTGCCGAAGCCATTCTCGGGAGACCCGACCTCCTCGAGCGCGAAGCACGACGGCTCGTCGAGTCGATGGCACTTCTCCTCCAGGGTAGCCTTCTGCGCAAGCACGCCCCCCGCGAGGTCGCCGACGCGTTTCTCGTCTCGCGGCTCGGCCGGGAGAGCCGTTCGGCCTACGGAACCCTGCCGAGCGACGTCGACTTCCAAGCGATCCTGACACGCGCCCTTCCGGTCTCTTGA
- a CDS encoding MFS transporter: MTVSAGVATAEGTRRAFSVLFVSLVCIGMGQSMLFAILPPAAREIGLTPFQVSTIFATSASIWVFVSPWWGRKSDRWGRRPVILVGLLGFALSMTLLATMIQIGLWRLLPLSLLYPLMIASRCVFALVGSGTGPASQAYVADRTSRSERTAGVALINAAIGVGQTVGPGAGALLAAVGLLAPLYFAAALAVLSALTIWFLLPEEHPPRDFHDPRPERLSFRDRRVLPFLLLAASQQAVHATTSITLAFYLQDRLNLDAQQAMQYAGTGFVALALASLFSQLVLVQRLRPTARTMIVGGLPLCFVAFCLMIGGSHFAVYLAAMLFLGTGLGLVRPGTAAAASLAVEPDEQGAVAGLTNAIGVLGNVFGPLLGTSLYALTPRAPYLLNAALMALAIVFVRAHPRLRELRS; the protein is encoded by the coding sequence TTGACCGTAAGCGCCGGAGTCGCCACCGCCGAGGGGACACGCCGCGCGTTCTCCGTCCTCTTCGTCTCCCTCGTCTGCATCGGCATGGGGCAGTCGATGCTCTTTGCCATCCTGCCGCCCGCGGCACGCGAGATCGGGCTCACGCCGTTCCAGGTCTCCACCATCTTCGCCACGTCCGCGAGCATCTGGGTGTTCGTGAGCCCCTGGTGGGGGCGGAAAAGCGACCGGTGGGGGCGGAGACCCGTCATTCTCGTGGGGCTCCTCGGCTTCGCCCTTTCCATGACGCTCCTCGCCACCATGATCCAGATCGGCCTCTGGCGGCTTTTGCCCTTGAGCCTTCTCTACCCGCTCATGATCGCCTCGCGCTGCGTTTTCGCGCTCGTGGGCTCGGGCACGGGGCCCGCATCGCAGGCGTACGTCGCCGACCGCACGAGTCGCAGCGAAAGGACCGCGGGCGTGGCACTGATCAACGCCGCCATCGGCGTCGGACAAACCGTGGGGCCCGGCGCGGGGGCGCTGCTTGCCGCCGTCGGTCTTCTCGCTCCCCTCTATTTCGCCGCCGCCCTCGCCGTGCTGAGCGCCCTCACGATCTGGTTCCTCCTGCCCGAAGAACACCCTCCGCGGGACTTTCACGACCCCCGCCCCGAGCGTCTCAGCTTCCGGGACCGCCGCGTCCTGCCTTTCCTCCTCCTTGCCGCCTCGCAGCAAGCCGTTCACGCCACGACTTCCATCACGCTCGCCTTCTACCTCCAGGACCGCCTGAACCTCGACGCCCAGCAGGCGATGCAGTACGCGGGAACGGGTTTCGTCGCACTCGCGCTCGCAAGCCTCTTCTCCCAACTCGTGCTCGTGCAGCGGCTGCGCCCCACCGCGCGTACGATGATCGTCGGCGGCCTTCCGCTCTGCTTCGTGGCATTCTGCCTGATGATCGGGGGCAGCCATTTTGCCGTGTATCTCGCGGCCATGCTCTTTCTCGGCACGGGTCTCGGCCTCGTCCGCCCGGGTACCGCGGCAGCCGCCTCGCTCGCCGTCGAGCCGGACGAGCAGGGTGCCGTGGCAGGCCTCACGAACGCCATCGGAGTCCTCGGAAACGTGTTCGGGCCGCTTCTCGGAACCTCGCTCTACGCGCTCACCCCTCGGGCTCCGTACCTCTTGAACGCGGCTCTCATGGCCCTGGCCATCGTGTTCGTCCGGGCCCACCCCCGCCTGCGAGAGTTGCGGAGCTGA